In Pan troglodytes isolate AG18354 chromosome 21, NHGRI_mPanTro3-v2.0_pri, whole genome shotgun sequence, one genomic interval encodes:
- the KCNG1 gene encoding potassium voltage-gated channel subfamily G member 1 has translation MTLLPGDNSDYDYSALSCTSDASFHPAFLPQRQAIKGAFYRRAQRLRPQDEPRQGCQPEDRRRRIIINVGGIKYSLPWTTLDEFPLTRLGQLKACTNFDDILNVCDDYDVTCNEFFFDRNPGAFGTILTFLRAGKLRLLREMCALSFQEELLYWGIAEDHLDGCCKRRYLQKIEEFAEMVEREEEDDALDSEGRDSEGPAEGEGRLGRCMRRLRDMVERPHSGLPGKVFACLSVLFVTVTAVNLSVSTLPSLREEEEQGHCSQMCHNVFIVESVCVGWFSLEFLLRLIQAPSKFAFLRSPLTLIDLVAILPYYITLLVDGAAAGRRKPGAGNSYLDKVGLVLRVLRALRILYVMRLARHSLGLQTLGLTARRCTREFGLLLLFLCVAIALFAPLLYVIENEMADSPEFTSIPACYWWAVITMTTVGYGDMVPRSTPGQVVALSSILSGILLMAFPVTSIFHTFSRSYLELKQEQERVMFRRAQFLIKTKSQLSVSQDSDILFGSASSDTRDNN, from the exons ATGACCCTCTTACCGGGAGACAATTCTGACTACGACTACAGCGCGCTGAGCTGCACCTCGGACGCCTCCTTCCACCCGGCCTTCCTCCCGCAGCGCCAGGCCATCAAGGGCGCGTTCTACCGCCGGGCGCAGCGGCTGCGGCCGCAGGATGAGCCCCGCCAGGGCTGTCAGCCCGAGGACCGCCGCCGTCGGATCATCATCAACGTAGGCGGCATCAAGTACTCGCTGCCCTGGACCACGCTGGACGAGTTCCCGCTGACGCGCCTGGGCCAGCTCAAGGCCTGCACCAACTTCGACGACATCCTCAACGTGTGCGATGACTACGACGTCACCTGCAACGAGTTCTTCTTCGACCGCAACCCGGGGGCCTTCGGCACCATCCTGACCTTCCTGCGCGCGGGCAAGCTGCGGCTGCTGCGCGAGATGTGCGCGCTGTCCTTCCAGGAGGAGCTGCTGTACTGGGGCATCGCGGAGGACCACCTGGACGGCTGCTGCAAGCGCCGCTACCTGCAGAAGATTGAGGAGTTCGCGGAGATGGTGGAGCGGGAGGAAGAGGACGACGCGCTGGACAGCGAGGGCCGCGACAGCGAGGGCCCGGCCGAGGGCGAGGGCCGCCTGGGGCGCTGCATGCGGCGACTGCGCGACATGGTGGAGAGGCCGCACTCGGGGCTGCCTGGCAAGGTGTTCGCCTGCCTGTCGGTGCTCTTCGTGACCGTCACCGCCGTCAACCTCTCCGTCAGCACCTTGCCcagcctgagggaggaggaggagcag GGCCACTGTTCCCAGATGTGCCACAACGTCTTCATCGTGGAGTCGGTGTGCGTGGGCTGGTTCTCCCTGGAGTTCCTCCTGCGGCTCATTCAGGCGCCCAGCAAGTTCGCCTTCCTGCGGAGCCCGCTGACGCTGATCGACCTGGTGGCCATCCTGCCCTACTACATCACGCTGCTGGTGGACGGCGCCGCCGCGGGCCGTCGCAAGCCCGGCGCGGGCAACAGCTACCTGGACAAGGTGGGGCTGGTGCTGCGCGTGCTGCGGGCGCTGCGCATCCTGTACGTGATGCGCCTGGCGCGCCACTCCCTGGGGCTGCAGACGCTGGGGCTCACGGCCCGCCGCTGCACCCGCGAGTTCGGGCTCCTGCTGCTCTTCCTCTGCGTGGCCATCGCCCTCTTCGCGCCCCTGCTCTATGTCATCGAGAACGAGATGGCCGACAGCCCCGAGTTCACCAGCATCCCTGCCTGCTACTGGTGGGCCGTCATCACCATGACGACGGTGGGCTATGGCGACATGGTCCCCAGGAGCACCCCGGGCCAGGTAGTGGCCCTGAGCAGCATCCTGAGCGGCATCCTGCTCATGGCCTTCCCAGTCACCTCCATCTTCCACACCTTCTCCCGCTCCTACCTGGAGCtcaagcaggagcaagagagggtgATGTTCCGGAGGGCGCAGTTCCTCATCAAAACCAAGTCGCAGCTGAGCGTGTCCCAGGACAGTGACATCTTGTTCGGAAGTGCCTCCTCGGACACCAGAGACAATAACTGA